One Solirubrobacter pauli DNA window includes the following coding sequences:
- a CDS encoding ATP-binding cassette domain-containing protein, which translates to MPDDVVLQVEHVTKSFGPVVALRDLNLTLRKGEVLGLLGDNGAGKSTLMKILCGFEKPDTGTMTLRGEPYEPKSVDHARSLGIDAVYQDLALIDELSVFQNMFLRREHVHRPIPFLKNREMRTQTRTALDEIGINIPNLNAPVAKLSGGQRQAIAVARTVHSAADILLLDEPLAAMGAKEGARILDLIQRLKDSGEVAMILVLHNYVHVLASCDRVNLIQDGVIAFDKPTAETSIEELTELVVSEYRRARMAAS; encoded by the coding sequence GTGCCTGACGACGTCGTCCTCCAGGTGGAGCACGTGACCAAGAGCTTCGGCCCGGTGGTCGCGCTGCGGGACCTCAACCTGACGCTGCGCAAGGGCGAGGTGCTCGGGCTGCTCGGCGACAACGGCGCGGGCAAGTCGACGCTGATGAAGATCCTGTGCGGCTTCGAGAAGCCCGACACCGGGACGATGACCCTGCGCGGCGAGCCGTACGAGCCCAAGAGCGTCGACCACGCGCGCTCGCTCGGCATCGACGCCGTCTACCAGGACCTCGCGCTGATCGACGAGTTGTCCGTGTTCCAGAACATGTTCCTGCGCCGCGAGCACGTGCACCGGCCGATTCCGTTCCTCAAGAACCGGGAGATGCGCACCCAGACGCGCACGGCGCTCGACGAGATCGGCATCAACATCCCGAACCTCAACGCGCCCGTCGCGAAACTCTCGGGCGGGCAACGGCAGGCGATCGCGGTCGCGCGCACCGTGCACTCGGCGGCGGACATCCTGCTGCTCGACGAGCCGCTCGCGGCGATGGGCGCGAAGGAGGGCGCGCGCATCCTGGACCTGATCCAGCGGCTGAAGGACTCGGGCGAGGTGGCGATGATCCTCGTGCTGCACAACTACGTCCACGTGCTCGCGAGCTGCGACCGCGTGAACCTGATCCAGGACGGCGTGATCGCGTTCGACAAGCCGACCGCCGAGACGTCGATCGAGGAGCTGACCGAGCTCGTCGTCAGCGAGTACCGGCGGGCGCGGATGGCGGCGTCATGA
- a CDS encoding ABC transporter permease — protein sequence MPAGAIIDEPPKAAAPAREPRPRGRALGLAKRLLTLREGSVIVITVLVAAYFAATTDAFMTWENFKTLLPYFAPFAILAAGEVFLMINGEIDLSIGAVYLFAPFMFHEFYIAGVPLTLAFVLALGMCVLVGLANGVLTTVLRINSFITTLGMLLALTGLTLIVSDAQPVATPGTDVLEGATTFAKIFGGSTYSELIWALAIVVALQLVLSFTRWGIYTVAVGSNRVGAAEAGIRTRLVITRNFVLCSLCAGLVGVLEAVRTTSVQPDPSGANEVLFGGIAAAVIGGTLLAGGSGTVVGALLGALLLGVLNDGLIITGVNADYLNFYLGLAIILAMAANTYVGRARTSA from the coding sequence ATGCCCGCAGGAGCCATCATCGACGAGCCGCCGAAGGCGGCGGCGCCGGCGCGCGAGCCCCGTCCGCGCGGCCGCGCGCTCGGCCTCGCCAAACGTCTGCTCACCCTGCGCGAGGGCAGCGTGATCGTCATCACGGTGCTGGTCGCGGCGTACTTCGCCGCGACCACCGACGCGTTCATGACGTGGGAGAACTTCAAGACGCTGCTGCCGTACTTCGCGCCGTTCGCGATCCTCGCGGCCGGCGAGGTCTTCCTGATGATCAACGGGGAGATCGACCTGTCGATCGGCGCGGTCTACCTGTTCGCGCCGTTCATGTTCCACGAGTTCTACATCGCCGGCGTCCCGCTCACGCTCGCGTTCGTGCTCGCGCTGGGGATGTGCGTGCTCGTCGGCCTGGCCAACGGGGTGCTGACGACGGTGCTGCGCATCAACTCGTTCATCACCACGCTCGGGATGCTGCTCGCGTTGACCGGCCTCACGCTGATCGTGTCCGACGCTCAGCCCGTCGCGACGCCGGGCACCGATGTGCTGGAAGGCGCGACGACGTTCGCGAAGATCTTCGGCGGCAGCACCTACTCGGAGCTGATCTGGGCGCTCGCGATCGTGGTCGCGCTCCAGCTCGTGCTGAGCTTCACGCGCTGGGGGATCTACACGGTCGCGGTCGGCAGCAACCGCGTCGGCGCGGCGGAGGCGGGCATCCGCACGCGGCTCGTGATCACCCGCAACTTCGTCCTGTGCTCGCTGTGCGCGGGGCTGGTCGGCGTGCTCGAGGCCGTGCGCACCACATCCGTGCAGCCGGACCCGAGCGGCGCCAACGAGGTGCTGTTCGGCGGCATCGCGGCGGCGGTGATCGGCGGCACGTTGCTGGCCGGCGGCTCGGGCACGGTGGTGGGCGCGCTGCTGGGCGCCCTGCTGCTCGGCGTGCTCAACGACGGGCTCATCATCACCGGCGTCAACGCCGACTACCTGAACTTCTACCTGGGCCTGGCGATCATCCTCGCGATGGCCGCGAACACCTACGTGGGGCGGGCGAGGACCAGTGCCTGA
- a CDS encoding sugar ABC transporter substrate-binding protein: MSDQDVPHRWNELTRRTALTGGAAGVAAYVLSGCGLFGGDDDPDQAAKAQGSPAPGLFGEQKKMRFVFVNHVTTNPFFVPTRYGAEDACKLVNCSFQWTGSESANVNEMVNAFNSAISAKADGIAVCLVDEKAFNDPVQRALDAGIPVVGYNADVANARLSYIGQDLFVSGQEMGKRIVDLVGEGRVALFIATPGALNIQPRIDGAIDAIKKSGASIKIDTIATGAALPKELSTIDAYYVGHKDVKGMFAVDAGSTQAVAQVIQKYKLREKGVKGGGYDLLEPTMKLLQADQIDFTIDQQPYLQGFYPVFQLFMYKASKTLTGPSEVNTGLKFLTKDTVVPYVTTKSRYEGNAETAGVTAS; encoded by the coding sequence GTGTCTGACCAAGACGTCCCCCACCGCTGGAACGAGCTCACCCGTCGCACGGCCCTTACCGGCGGTGCCGCGGGCGTCGCCGCCTACGTGCTGAGCGGCTGCGGGCTCTTCGGCGGTGACGATGACCCCGATCAGGCGGCCAAGGCCCAGGGGTCGCCCGCGCCCGGCCTGTTCGGCGAGCAGAAGAAGATGCGGTTCGTGTTCGTCAACCACGTGACGACGAACCCGTTCTTCGTCCCGACCCGCTACGGCGCGGAGGACGCGTGCAAGCTCGTCAACTGCAGCTTCCAGTGGACGGGGTCCGAGAGCGCGAACGTGAACGAGATGGTCAACGCGTTCAACAGCGCGATCAGCGCGAAGGCGGACGGCATCGCGGTCTGCCTCGTGGACGAGAAGGCGTTCAACGACCCGGTGCAGCGCGCGCTGGACGCCGGCATCCCGGTCGTCGGCTACAACGCCGACGTCGCCAACGCGCGGCTGTCGTACATCGGCCAGGACCTGTTCGTGTCCGGTCAGGAGATGGGCAAGCGGATCGTCGACCTGGTGGGGGAGGGCAGAGTCGCGCTGTTCATCGCCACGCCGGGCGCGCTCAACATCCAGCCGCGCATCGACGGCGCGATCGACGCCATCAAGAAGTCGGGCGCGTCGATCAAGATCGACACGATCGCCACCGGCGCCGCGCTGCCGAAGGAGCTGTCCACGATCGACGCGTACTACGTCGGTCACAAGGACGTCAAGGGCATGTTCGCCGTCGACGCCGGCAGCACCCAGGCCGTCGCGCAGGTGATCCAGAAGTACAAGCTGCGCGAGAAAGGCGTCAAGGGCGGCGGCTACGACCTGCTCGAGCCGACGATGAAGCTGCTCCAGGCCGATCAGATCGACTTCACGATCGACCAGCAGCCCTACCTGCAGGGCTTCTATCCCGTCTTCCAGCTCTTCATGTACAAGGCGTCGAAGACGCTGACGGGTCCGTCGGAGGTCAACACCGGCCTCAAGTTCCTGACCAAGGACACCGTGGTCCCGTACGTGACGACCAAGTCGCGCTACGAGGGCAACGCGGAGACCGCGGGCGTCACGGCGTCCTAG
- a CDS encoding LacI family DNA-binding transcriptional regulator: MADVALRAGVSHQTVSRVINGSDSVRPETRERVLAAMRELDYRPNSLARALVTGRSRTLGVVSFDTTLYGPASTLFGIERAAHAQGYFVNIVSVTSLDRDLVLGAVEQLHGQGVEGILLITPQERAVEALVHLPPGLPVVAVEAGPEKSVPVVTVDQVEGAAAATRHLLELGHRTVWHIAGPADWLEAQQRVDGWMAALTAAGASPPPLLTGDWSARSGYELGQRLAGLRDATAIFAANDQMALGVLRAMHEAGRDVPGTVSVVGFDDIPEAQFFTPPLTTVHQDFNEVGRQSLMLLLDEIGAGARSATRVVVPPALKVRDSTAPPGD, from the coding sequence ATGGCCGACGTCGCCCTGCGCGCGGGCGTGTCGCATCAGACCGTGTCCCGGGTGATCAACGGGTCCGACAGCGTCCGGCCGGAGACGCGCGAGCGCGTCCTGGCGGCCATGCGCGAGCTCGACTACCGGCCCAACTCACTCGCGCGTGCGCTGGTGACCGGGCGGTCGCGGACGCTCGGCGTGGTGAGCTTCGACACCACGCTGTACGGCCCCGCCTCCACCCTGTTCGGGATCGAGCGGGCCGCCCACGCGCAGGGGTACTTCGTCAACATCGTCAGCGTCACGTCGCTGGACCGCGACCTCGTGCTGGGCGCGGTCGAGCAGCTGCACGGCCAGGGCGTGGAAGGCATCCTGCTGATCACGCCGCAGGAGCGTGCGGTCGAAGCGCTGGTGCACCTGCCGCCCGGACTGCCGGTCGTCGCCGTCGAGGCCGGCCCGGAGAAGTCGGTGCCGGTGGTCACCGTCGACCAGGTCGAAGGCGCCGCCGCCGCCACGCGCCATCTGCTCGAGCTCGGGCACCGCACGGTGTGGCACATCGCGGGCCCGGCCGACTGGCTGGAGGCCCAGCAGCGCGTCGACGGCTGGATGGCGGCGCTGACCGCGGCCGGCGCGAGCCCGCCGCCGTTGCTCACGGGCGACTGGAGCGCGCGCTCGGGCTACGAGCTCGGCCAGCGCCTGGCGGGCCTGCGGGACGCGACCGCGATCTTCGCCGCCAACGACCAGATGGCGCTCGGCGTGCTGCGGGCCATGCACGAGGCGGGGCGTGACGTACCCGGGACGGTGAGCGTCGTCGGCTTCGACGACATCCCCGAGGCGCAGTTCTTCACCCCGCCGCTCACGACCGTGCACCAGGACTTCAACGAGGTCGGGCGCCAGAGCCTGATGCTGCTGCTCGACGAGATCGGCGCGGGCGCGCGCTCGGCGACGCGGGTGGTCGTGCCGCCGGCGCTGAAGGTCCGCGACAGCACGGCACCACCGGGGGACTGA
- a CDS encoding aldo/keto reductase, whose product MRRQRLVFGTYDVPDARLLDRFVAAGGRAVDVANVYRDGESSRAVARWLRGRDAADVTLYAKGCHPPRCAPAQVGEEVDRARALLGVERLDVFLLHRDDPALPVTAWADALLEQVAAGTIAAFGVSNWTVERLRALHREVGGAALHAFSNHFSLAELVAPPWPDCLAMTASELRDMGTLGMSVIAWSSLATGFFAGRDVPGWDSPRNRERRERARDLAGELDTTPTAVALAYVLAQPAHVLAAVGTTSATHLDDAFAAAELELSPTQTAWLASAPS is encoded by the coding sequence ATGCGACGCCAGCGGCTCGTCTTCGGGACCTACGACGTGCCGGACGCGCGGCTGCTCGACCGGTTCGTCGCGGCGGGTGGCCGGGCCGTCGACGTGGCGAACGTGTACCGGGACGGCGAGTCCTCGCGCGCGGTCGCGCGCTGGCTGCGCGGGCGGGACGCGGCCGACGTGACGCTCTACGCGAAGGGCTGCCATCCCCCGCGCTGCGCTCCGGCGCAGGTCGGCGAGGAGGTGGACCGGGCACGCGCGCTGCTCGGCGTCGAGCGCCTCGACGTGTTCCTGCTGCACCGCGACGACCCGGCCCTCCCGGTGACGGCGTGGGCGGACGCGCTGCTCGAGCAGGTCGCGGCCGGGACGATCGCCGCGTTCGGCGTGTCGAACTGGACGGTGGAGCGGCTGCGCGCGCTGCACCGTGAAGTCGGCGGCGCCGCGCTGCACGCGTTCAGCAACCACTTCTCGCTGGCCGAGCTGGTCGCGCCGCCGTGGCCGGACTGCCTGGCGATGACCGCGTCCGAGCTGCGCGACATGGGGACGCTCGGGATGTCGGTGATCGCGTGGTCGAGCCTCGCCACGGGGTTCTTCGCCGGTCGCGACGTCCCCGGCTGGGACAGCCCGCGCAACCGCGAGCGGCGCGAGCGTGCACGGGACCTGGCGGGTGAGCTGGACACGACGCCGACGGCCGTCGCGCTCGCCTACGTGCTCGCCCAGCCCGCGCACGTGCTGGCCGCGGTCGGCACCACGTCCGCGACGCACCTCGACGACGCGTTCGCCGCCGCCGAGCTGGAGCTGTCGCCCACGCAGACCGCGTGGCTGGCCTCGGCGCCCTCCTGA
- a CDS encoding amidase — protein MSSRTSLGALAALTVAAAAAVAAPAHAINYIQAANGITWDVNDAAMPGLDTGSIRATTDSAVLSVAGLRVSVDQPAKHRMDGELLRGFGLTFDGVDAFTTTKAVDLGGIEIRRQVRFERTATWGRWLDSFKNTTSSPRAIKVTFGGIFGQNNGENQSEIVDSSTGDTAVTAADSWVEHATPTAAATSPTSGPSQNGPSAIVLGTPGTRGALTRTGIFSSHNPFGSTLPADGFDANLRGYIRTLTLQPGETVSLVHFVVVGRNERDAARPAGTQIAAVRTAAAALASAPVLDDLSVGQKCTIVNFQVAGLDCSTVTAPQPEHDSPTVRETPVTTSPYDVVGKTLTQLQADMASGKTTSQQIVRAYLDRIAAYDTGQFGLHSFIKVADDAMAQAKAADEARAAGKTGDLLGIPVAVKDLYDTKDMPMTHGSLVFEGYRPQKDAFQVARMREAGAIIIGKTNMSEFANSGRHSESPWGQVWNAIQPSSTSQGSSGGSGASVAASFAAFSMGSQTGVSLYAPSAAGGLVSLRGTDGLSSGAGVAPLTFLQDYAGPIARTVTDLAKILNVTTGTDPEDVGTVQADADAKRPKDWTTMLKADALKGAKIGLVPGQFTTPSYGTQGSIDRYNAIIAQLKTAGVEFVDMTGSVAAPPNLPGNPNLGHEGWFEWIRTHPNSPYAHPNEIIASPKKLPYNRSTTANAIDMTDAQVQAARDRRTAYKEEWAKYLNANGVDAVLYPGNTSDFSDNDTAALGASFGSPPTSNIGIPGMVVPVGLNDHGHPLSMQFVGRAWDDAKMVSFGYALEQLASTPIEAKKLPRLPYDATATPVDVEIEKAPEPTTQAPAPVPSTNTVPTVPATVSSAATKAPVLARRFSARTTRLGKRTLRTTGTVLLPSGLTRASACGGGKVQVTVKAGKRTLSTRTATLGAKCTFTSRVTLRAASLRGASRVTVQVRFLGSAALKPESAGATRVSVR, from the coding sequence TTGTCAAGCCGTACCTCGCTGGGCGCGCTCGCGGCGCTCACGGTCGCCGCTGCCGCGGCCGTCGCCGCGCCCGCTCACGCGATCAACTACATCCAGGCCGCCAACGGGATCACGTGGGACGTCAACGACGCCGCGATGCCCGGCCTGGACACGGGCAGCATCCGCGCCACGACCGACAGCGCGGTCCTGAGCGTCGCCGGCCTGCGCGTCAGCGTCGACCAGCCCGCCAAGCACCGCATGGACGGCGAGCTGCTGCGCGGGTTCGGGCTCACCTTCGACGGCGTCGACGCGTTCACGACGACCAAGGCGGTGGACCTCGGCGGGATCGAGATCCGCCGCCAGGTGCGGTTCGAGCGCACCGCGACGTGGGGCCGCTGGCTCGACTCGTTCAAGAACACGACGAGCAGCCCCCGGGCGATCAAGGTCACGTTCGGCGGCATCTTCGGCCAGAACAACGGCGAGAACCAGTCCGAGATCGTCGACAGCTCCACGGGCGACACGGCCGTGACCGCCGCGGACAGCTGGGTCGAGCACGCGACGCCGACCGCCGCGGCCACGTCGCCCACGTCCGGCCCGTCGCAGAACGGCCCGTCCGCGATCGTCCTCGGCACCCCGGGCACGCGCGGCGCGCTCACGCGGACCGGCATCTTCAGCTCGCACAACCCGTTCGGCTCCACGCTCCCGGCCGACGGGTTCGACGCGAACCTGCGCGGCTACATCCGCACGCTCACCCTCCAGCCGGGCGAGACCGTCTCGCTCGTGCACTTCGTCGTCGTCGGGCGCAACGAGCGGGACGCCGCGCGCCCCGCCGGCACGCAGATCGCGGCCGTGCGCACCGCCGCCGCGGCGCTCGCCTCCGCGCCGGTGCTGGACGACCTGAGCGTCGGCCAGAAGTGCACGATCGTCAACTTCCAGGTCGCCGGGCTCGACTGCTCGACCGTGACCGCGCCGCAGCCGGAGCACGACTCCCCGACGGTGCGCGAGACGCCGGTCACGACCTCGCCGTACGACGTCGTCGGCAAGACGCTCACGCAGCTGCAGGCGGACATGGCGTCGGGCAAGACGACCTCCCAGCAGATCGTCCGCGCCTACCTCGACCGGATCGCCGCGTACGACACGGGCCAGTTCGGCCTGCACTCGTTCATCAAGGTCGCCGACGACGCGATGGCGCAGGCCAAGGCCGCCGACGAGGCGCGCGCCGCCGGCAAGACGGGCGATCTGCTCGGCATCCCCGTGGCCGTGAAGGACCTGTACGACACCAAGGACATGCCGATGACGCACGGCTCCCTGGTGTTCGAGGGTTACCGGCCGCAGAAGGACGCGTTCCAGGTCGCGCGGATGCGCGAGGCGGGCGCGATCATCATCGGCAAGACCAACATGTCCGAGTTCGCGAACTCGGGCCGTCACTCCGAGAGCCCGTGGGGCCAGGTGTGGAACGCGATCCAGCCATCCTCGACCTCGCAGGGCTCGTCCGGTGGCTCGGGCGCCTCGGTGGCCGCGTCGTTCGCGGCGTTCTCGATGGGCTCGCAGACCGGCGTGTCGCTGTACGCCCCGAGCGCAGCCGGCGGCCTGGTGTCGCTGCGCGGCACGGACGGCCTCAGCTCCGGCGCGGGCGTCGCGCCGCTCACGTTCCTGCAGGACTACGCCGGCCCGATCGCGCGCACCGTGACCGACCTCGCGAAGATCCTCAACGTCACGACCGGCACCGATCCGGAGGACGTCGGCACGGTGCAGGCCGACGCCGACGCCAAGCGCCCGAAGGACTGGACGACGATGCTCAAGGCCGACGCGCTCAAGGGCGCGAAGATCGGTCTGGTGCCCGGCCAGTTCACGACGCCCTCGTACGGCACGCAGGGCTCGATCGACCGCTACAACGCGATCATCGCCCAGCTCAAGACAGCCGGTGTCGAGTTCGTCGACATGACCGGCAGCGTCGCGGCGCCGCCGAACCTGCCCGGCAACCCCAACCTCGGCCACGAGGGCTGGTTCGAGTGGATCCGCACCCATCCGAACTCGCCGTACGCGCATCCGAACGAGATCATCGCGTCGCCCAAGAAGCTGCCGTACAACCGCTCGACGACGGCGAACGCGATCGACATGACCGACGCCCAGGTGCAGGCCGCGCGTGACCGCCGGACGGCGTACAAGGAGGAGTGGGCGAAGTACCTGAACGCCAACGGCGTCGACGCGGTCCTCTATCCCGGCAACACGTCGGACTTCTCCGACAACGACACCGCGGCGCTCGGCGCGTCGTTCGGCTCGCCGCCCACGTCGAACATCGGCATTCCCGGCATGGTCGTGCCGGTCGGCCTGAACGACCACGGCCACCCGCTCTCGATGCAGTTCGTCGGGCGCGCGTGGGACGACGCGAAGATGGTGAGCTTCGGGTACGCGCTCGAGCAGCTCGCCTCGACGCCGATCGAGGCCAAGAAGCTGCCGCGGCTCCCCTACGACGCGACGGCCACGCCGGTCGACGTGGAGATCGAGAAGGCCCCGGAGCCCACGACGCAGGCACCCGCGCCCGTGCCGTCCACCAACACGGTGCCGACGGTCCCCGCGACGGTCTCGAGCGCCGCGACGAAGGCACCGGTCCTCGCGCGGCGGTTCTCGGCCCGCACGACGCGGCTGGGCAAGCGCACCCTGCGGACGACCGGCACCGTGCTGCTCCCGAGCGGGCTGACGCGGGCGAGCGCGTGTGGCGGCGGCAAGGTGCAGGTCACGGTCAAGGCCGGCAAGCGGACGCTCTCCACGCGCACGGCGACGCTGGGCGCGAAGTGCACGTTCACCTCGCGGGTGACGCTGCGGGCGGCCTCGCTCCGCGGCGCCTCGCGCGTGACCGTCCAGGTGCGGTTCCTGGGCAGCGCGGCGCTCAAGCCCGAGTCGGCGGGCGCGACGCGCGTGTCGGTGCGCTGA
- a CDS encoding aminoglycoside phosphotransferase family protein yields MLDGLTDDHAAAVARRFPDGETWLAGLEARLAEVVARWRLTPLRPLPGGIGGYLLDVRTADGRDAVLKLSPTGGAQGAANRLEAYALRRWAGDGAARMLGVDLAAGALLLERCRPGATLDTLGDEEMLEHGCGLARRLQRPADDEDLLILPRAAEEVAIRAQRFGGLMDALGHPFSPAREQEIGALHRALATGDGAPVACHGDLNPGNVLAHDGGHVAVDPLPVLADAAYDAVSLVWAKRSWLLAQPDRAEILRRRIAIASDVLDADAEHVRAWALVRLTGVLDERSEWGGYDTAPFVALAELL; encoded by the coding sequence GTGCTCGACGGGCTGACCGATGACCACGCCGCGGCGGTCGCCCGGCGCTTCCCGGACGGGGAGACGTGGCTGGCCGGCCTCGAGGCGCGGCTCGCCGAGGTGGTGGCGCGCTGGCGGCTGACGCCGCTGCGCCCGCTGCCGGGCGGGATCGGCGGCTACCTGCTCGACGTGCGCACCGCCGACGGTCGCGACGCCGTGCTCAAGCTCTCCCCCACGGGCGGCGCGCAGGGCGCGGCGAACCGGCTCGAGGCCTACGCGCTGCGGCGCTGGGCCGGCGACGGCGCCGCGCGGATGCTCGGCGTCGACCTCGCCGCGGGCGCGCTGCTGCTCGAGCGCTGCCGCCCGGGCGCCACGCTGGACACATTGGGCGACGAGGAGATGCTCGAGCACGGCTGCGGGCTCGCCCGCCGCCTCCAGCGCCCGGCCGACGACGAGGATCTGCTGATCCTTCCCCGCGCGGCCGAGGAAGTGGCGATCCGCGCGCAGCGCTTCGGCGGGCTGATGGACGCGCTCGGGCACCCGTTCTCCCCTGCGCGCGAGCAGGAGATCGGGGCGCTGCACCGCGCGCTCGCGACCGGGGACGGAGCGCCGGTCGCGTGCCACGGCGACCTGAACCCCGGCAACGTCCTCGCCCACGACGGCGGCCACGTCGCCGTGGACCCGCTGCCCGTCCTGGCCGACGCCGCCTACGACGCCGTCTCGCTCGTCTGGGCCAAGCGCTCGTGGCTGCTCGCCCAGCCCGACCGCGCGGAGATCCTCCGCCGGCGCATCGCGATCGCTTCCGACGTGCTCGACGCGGACGCCGAGCACGTGCGGGCGTGGGCGCTCGTGCGGCTCACCGGGGTGCTCGACGAGCGCTCCGAGTGGGGCGGCTACGACACCGCGCCGTTCGTCGCGCTGGCCGAGCTGCTGTAG
- a CDS encoding SAM-dependent methyltransferase, whose protein sequence is MQLPLVRQPEIASAVRRALAGVDVPALPVTLRFWDGSVLEGGAPVVEVRDPAAIAYVLRSPNQIGLARAWVTGAVDVPDDADLEAILRLRGSFHIPLSKRDLARLALSAARIAGPALLKAPVPATEAPRTGRLHSLGRDKAAIQHHYDVSNRFYEQLLGPSMVYSCAYFAEPAETLEAAQARKLDRICRKLRLQPGERLLDIGCGWGSLLIHAAREYGVSGVGVTLSEAQAALARTRIADAGLSDRIEIRVQDYREITDGPFDKIASVGMYEHVGRGELAHYTAAVHELLVPGGLFLNHGIARLHSDPPAADTFIYRYVFPDGELSPVTDVMVAMERNGFEVRDVESLREHYALTLRRWVANLTGAWDAAVAEVGEERARVWRLYMLGSALGFEEGDVTVYQVLSARDGAPHGLPLQRADAIRGGGACETRTRTWARRGVPAYSSSASATNGAVS, encoded by the coding sequence ATGCAACTACCTCTCGTGCGGCAGCCGGAGATCGCCTCGGCGGTCCGGCGTGCGCTGGCGGGCGTTGACGTCCCGGCCCTTCCCGTCACGCTGCGCTTCTGGGACGGCAGCGTGCTCGAGGGCGGCGCGCCCGTCGTCGAGGTACGCGATCCGGCCGCGATCGCGTACGTCCTTCGCTCCCCGAACCAGATCGGGCTCGCGCGCGCCTGGGTGACCGGCGCGGTCGACGTGCCCGACGACGCGGACCTGGAAGCGATCCTGCGGCTGCGCGGCAGCTTCCACATCCCGCTGTCCAAGCGCGACCTCGCGCGCCTGGCGCTCAGCGCCGCGCGGATCGCCGGGCCCGCCCTGCTCAAGGCCCCCGTGCCCGCGACCGAGGCGCCGCGCACCGGCCGGCTGCACTCGCTCGGGCGCGACAAGGCCGCCATCCAGCATCACTACGACGTGTCCAACCGGTTCTACGAGCAGCTGCTGGGGCCGAGCATGGTCTACTCGTGCGCGTACTTCGCCGAGCCGGCGGAGACGCTCGAAGCGGCGCAGGCGCGCAAGCTGGACCGCATCTGCCGCAAGCTGCGCCTGCAGCCGGGCGAGCGGTTGCTGGACATCGGCTGCGGCTGGGGCTCGCTCCTGATCCACGCGGCGCGCGAGTACGGCGTCAGCGGCGTGGGTGTGACCCTCAGCGAGGCGCAGGCCGCGCTCGCGCGCACCCGGATCGCCGACGCCGGCTTGAGCGACCGGATCGAGATCCGCGTGCAGGACTATCGCGAGATCACCGACGGCCCGTTCGACAAGATCGCCAGCGTCGGCATGTACGAGCACGTCGGGCGCGGCGAGCTCGCCCACTACACCGCCGCGGTCCACGAGCTGCTCGTGCCCGGCGGCCTGTTCCTCAACCACGGCATCGCGCGGTTGCACTCGGACCCGCCGGCGGCGGACACGTTCATCTACCGCTACGTGTTCCCGGACGGCGAGCTGTCGCCGGTCACCGACGTGATGGTGGCGATGGAGCGCAACGGGTTCGAGGTGCGCGACGTGGAGTCGCTGCGCGAGCACTACGCGCTCACGCTGCGCCGCTGGGTCGCGAACCTCACCGGTGCGTGGGACGCCGCCGTGGCCGAGGTCGGCGAGGAGCGCGCCCGCGTCTGGCGGCTGTACATGCTCGGCTCCGCGCTCGGGTTCGAGGAGGGCGACGTGACCGTCTACCAGGTGCTCTCCGCGCGGGACGGCGCGCCGCACGGGCTTCCGCTCCAGCGCGCCGACGCGATCCGCGGCGGTGGCGCTTGCGAGACCCGGACCCGCACGTGGGCGCGCCGTGGCGTGCCGGCCTACAGCAGCTCGGCCAGCGCGACGAACGGCGCGGTGTCGTAG
- a CDS encoding helix-turn-helix transcriptional regulator → MADRLPVALSHPLRRRLLFEYTLAVTSPSQVAHRLSEPVNRVAYHTGILLRDGFVELVRTERRRGALSRFYHAAVPAFLEDEDWRTLPGTTRRVLALGALEHVYEDVRRAALAGGFDGPQVQLTRSPLLLDEDGADALAALLRTAFAELEAIVADATARDAADRAAYEVVMLAYERTPKAL, encoded by the coding sequence GTGGCTGATCGCCTCCCCGTCGCGCTGAGCCATCCGCTGCGCCGGCGGCTGCTGTTCGAGTACACCCTCGCCGTCACCAGCCCGAGCCAGGTGGCGCACCGGCTCTCGGAACCCGTGAACCGCGTCGCCTACCACACCGGCATCCTGCTGCGGGACGGCTTCGTCGAGCTGGTGAGGACCGAGCGCCGCCGTGGCGCGCTGAGCCGCTTCTACCACGCCGCCGTGCCCGCGTTCCTCGAGGATGAGGATTGGCGGACGCTCCCCGGCACGACCCGCCGCGTGCTCGCCCTCGGCGCCCTCGAGCACGTCTACGAGGACGTCCGGCGCGCCGCTCTGGCCGGCGGCTTCGACGGGCCGCAGGTCCAGCTCACCCGCTCGCCGCTGCTGCTCGACGAGGACGGCGCCGACGCCCTGGCCGCGCTCCTGAGGACCGCCTTCGCCGAGCTCGAGGCGATCGTCGCCGACGCGACCGCCCGCGACGCGGCGGACCGCGCCGCCTACGAGGTCGTGATGCTGGCCTACGAGCGCACGCCGAAAGCGCTCTGA